A genome region from Candidatus Paceibacterota bacterium includes the following:
- a CDS encoding Fic family protein codes for MSTPNPIKNRIGTLKAEYDKLLRGKESLLNILDESEISESVFNSNAIENSTLTLKETERILLDLEVSRNVSVREVFEAKNLARVMEYVKGKARESEISKEMILLLHRMLIGNINDKIAGRFRAVGEYVRVGTHVAPAPEHVERMIDEILLEYTSDHESYFTDKIAKFHLDFETVHPFCDGNGRIGRVIINYQLLRFGFPAVIIRDKEKKVYYESFGKYRGSKSAKIMEKVIDLALTESLHKRIAYLRGENIVTLSDFAKKSNRSINTLINAAKRQTIPAFREKGVWKIGERAKQK; via the coding sequence ATGTCCACTCCAAACCCTATAAAAAATAGAATTGGGACGCTTAAGGCTGAATACGATAAGCTTCTTAGGGGAAAAGAGTCTCTTTTGAATATTCTTGATGAATCCGAAATTTCGGAAAGCGTATTCAATTCGAATGCTATCGAGAACTCCACCCTGACACTGAAAGAGACGGAAAGGATCTTGCTCGACTTGGAAGTTTCGAGGAATGTTTCTGTTCGTGAAGTTTTTGAAGCCAAGAATCTTGCGCGGGTCATGGAATATGTGAAGGGGAAAGCGCGGGAGTCGGAAATATCCAAAGAAATGATCCTTCTCCTCCACAGAATGCTGATCGGAAATATAAATGACAAGATCGCCGGACGTTTTCGTGCAGTCGGCGAATACGTCCGCGTTGGAACTCATGTCGCGCCGGCGCCGGAACACGTGGAGCGGATGATCGACGAGATCCTGCTTGAATATACAAGCGATCATGAAAGCTATTTTACGGACAAAATCGCGAAATTCCATCTTGATTTCGAGACAGTCCATCCTTTTTGCGATGGAAATGGCAGAATTGGAAGGGTGATAATCAACTATCAGCTTCTGCGATTCGGCTTTCCGGCCGTTATAATCCGCGACAAGGAAAAGAAGGTCTATTATGAATCGTTCGGAAAGTATCGCGGATCGAAGAGCGCCAAAATAATGGAAAAAGTTATTGATCTTGCACTCACGGAATCGCTTCACAAGAGAATCGCATATCTCCGCGGAGAAAATATAGTTACGCTTTCTGACTTTGCAAAGAAGAGCAATAGATCTATAAATACTCTCATTAATGCTGCCAAGAGACAGACTATTCCTGCTTTCCGCGAGAAAGGAGTTTGGAAAATTGG